In Sphingobium amiense, a genomic segment contains:
- the pgsA gene encoding CDP-diacylglycerol--glycerol-3-phosphate 3-phosphatidyltransferase: protein MLTLPNLLTLSRILTVPLLVALLWPDEVAGVGQGARWTTGYALAFGLYCLMGVTDYFDGYLARAQGTVSKLGVFLDPIADKIMVGAVILMLAATRDIAGVHLIAAMIILLREIAVSGLREFLAGLQVSVPVSRLAKWKTTFQIVALGALILAGAVPQFAFVQMVGIVALWAAAILTLVTGWDYLRVGIRHMD from the coding sequence ATGCTGACGCTGCCCAATCTGCTGACGCTTTCGCGCATCCTTACCGTGCCGCTGCTGGTCGCGCTGCTCTGGCCGGACGAGGTGGCCGGGGTCGGGCAGGGCGCGCGCTGGACCACCGGCTATGCGCTCGCTTTCGGTCTCTACTGCCTCATGGGCGTCACCGACTATTTCGACGGCTATCTGGCGCGTGCGCAGGGCACCGTCTCGAAACTCGGCGTCTTCCTCGATCCCATCGCGGACAAGATCATGGTGGGAGCGGTCATCCTGATGCTGGCGGCGACGCGCGACATAGCGGGCGTTCACCTGATCGCCGCGATGATTATCCTCCTGCGCGAGATCGCCGTGTCGGGTCTCCGCGAATTTCTCGCCGGGCTTCAGGTCTCGGTGCCGGTTTCCCGCCTCGCCAAGTGGAAAACGACCTTCCAGATCGTCGCGCTGGGCGCGCTGATCCTCGCGGGCGCGGTGCCGCAGTTCGCTTTCGTCCAGATGGTCGGCATCGTCGCGCTCTGGGCGGCGGCGATCCTGACGCTCGTCACCGGCTGGGACTATCTGCGCGTCGGCATCCGGCACATGGATTGA
- a CDS encoding DUF2794 domain-containing protein, which translates to MTNITPFPQHGAGQVGFDRSELQRILDLYGRMVAAGHWRDYAMDMGREAAIFSAFRRTAERPEYRIEKRPALRHRQGMWALVGESGQILKRGQELQGVLAPVERKLLRIVED; encoded by the coding sequence ATGACCAATATCACCCCGTTCCCGCAGCATGGCGCCGGTCAGGTGGGGTTCGATCGGTCGGAACTGCAGCGGATTCTGGATCTGTATGGGCGCATGGTGGCGGCCGGCCACTGGCGTGACTATGCGATGGACATGGGGCGGGAAGCGGCGATTTTCAGCGCCTTTCGTCGCACCGCCGAGCGCCCCGAATATCGCATCGAAAAACGCCCGGCGCTGCGCCACCGGCAGGGCATGTGGGCGCTGGTCGGCGAAAGCGGCCAGATATTGAAGCGCGGGCAGGAACTTCAGGGCGTGCTCGCGCCTGTCGAACGCAAGCTGCTGCGCATCGTCGAGGACTGA
- the moaD gene encoding molybdopterin converting factor subunit 1 translates to MLTIVYFAWVREAVGLDEERIDRPAPGSTVADVVALLAARGGGHAEAFADPAKLRAALDQRFVGMDVPVGDARELALFPPVTGG, encoded by the coding sequence ATGCTCACCATCGTCTATTTCGCCTGGGTGCGCGAAGCCGTGGGGCTGGACGAGGAACGGATAGACCGGCCTGCGCCGGGTTCCACCGTGGCCGATGTGGTGGCGCTGCTGGCCGCGCGGGGCGGCGGCCATGCCGAAGCCTTCGCCGATCCCGCAAAACTGCGCGCGGCGCTCGACCAGCGCTTCGTCGGCATGGACGTGCCGGTCGGCGACGCGCGGGAACTCGCGCTTTTCCCCCCGGTCACGGGAGGATGA
- a CDS encoding MFS transporter, whose translation MQASLRLLNKRRFLPLFVTQLLGAFNDNLFKNAMVLFVVYQVYNDEKSETWFSALATGLFILPFFLLSALSGQLADQRDKATIIRWVKAAEILIMAVGACGLALIWSGIAVHTLAIPLLLAALFAMGIHSTFFGPIKYAILPQHLHDEEVLGGTGLVEAGTYIAILAGTILAGIIPVEAAAVGIVITAAIGYIAGRQVPSAPSLLEAQPIDFHIIRSSIALVKGTMHIRRLFLAIMSISLFWAVGSILFIQFPPLVKNVLTADKPVASLFLAIFSIGIAIGSIAINRLLQGHVSAKYAPASVIGMGLCIVAFHIVCDLWTPAADGQMLSLSGFIAHPLAVPLSLCLLGVATFGGMFVVPLYAFLTTTVEKCEAARTVAANNIVNSGAMVAGSLCAIGLSIAGMSVVMQLLLVAFLSLPCAAMAWKLHKACDGPLCHEPMA comes from the coding sequence ATGCAAGCCTCCCTCAGGCTCCTGAACAAGCGCCGTTTCCTGCCCTTGTTCGTCACCCAGTTGCTGGGCGCGTTCAACGACAATCTGTTCAAGAACGCGATGGTGCTGTTCGTCGTCTATCAGGTCTATAATGACGAAAAGTCCGAGACATGGTTTTCGGCGCTGGCGACCGGGCTTTTCATCCTGCCCTTCTTCCTGCTGTCGGCGCTGTCGGGCCAGCTTGCCGACCAGCGCGACAAGGCGACGATCATCCGATGGGTGAAGGCCGCCGAAATCCTCATCATGGCGGTAGGCGCCTGCGGCCTCGCGCTGATCTGGAGCGGCATTGCGGTACATACGCTGGCGATCCCGCTGCTGCTGGCGGCGCTCTTTGCCATGGGCATCCATTCGACCTTCTTCGGGCCGATCAAATATGCGATCCTGCCCCAGCATCTGCATGACGAGGAAGTGCTGGGCGGCACCGGCCTCGTCGAGGCGGGCACCTATATCGCGATCCTCGCGGGCACCATCCTGGCCGGGATCATCCCGGTGGAGGCGGCGGCGGTCGGCATCGTCATCACGGCGGCCATCGGCTATATCGCCGGGCGGCAGGTGCCGTCCGCGCCGTCGCTGCTGGAAGCGCAGCCCATCGACTTTCACATCATCCGTTCGTCCATCGCGCTGGTGAAGGGGACGATGCACATCCGTCGCCTGTTCCTGGCGATCATGTCGATCAGCCTGTTCTGGGCGGTGGGGTCGATCCTGTTCATCCAGTTCCCGCCGCTGGTGAAGAATGTGCTGACCGCCGACAAGCCCGTCGCCAGCCTGTTCCTCGCCATCTTCTCCATCGGCATCGCCATCGGGTCGATCGCGATCAACCGGCTGCTGCAGGGGCATGTATCGGCCAAATATGCACCCGCATCGGTCATCGGCATGGGGCTGTGCATCGTCGCCTTCCATATCGTGTGCGACCTTTGGACGCCGGCGGCTGACGGACAGATGCTGTCGCTGTCGGGCTTCATCGCGCATCCGCTGGCGGTGCCGCTGTCGCTCTGCCTGCTGGGCGTGGCGACCTTTGGCGGCATGTTCGTGGTGCCGCTCTACGCCTTCCTGACGACGACGGTCGAAAAATGCGAGGCGGCGCGGACGGTGGCAGCGAACAACATCGTCAACTCGGGCGCCATGGTGGCCGGGTCGCTCTGCGCCATCGGCCTCAGCATTGCGGGCATGTCAGTGGTGATGCAGCTTCTGCTGGTGGCGTTCCTGTCGCTGCCCTGCGCCGCGATGGCCTGGAAGCTGCACAAGGCGTGCGACGGCCCGCTGTGCCACGAACCAATGGCTTAA
- a CDS encoding sulfite exporter TauE/SafE family protein, producing the protein MIDLFLENFDDLWPFVLIGFGAQVIDGALGMAFGVISSTLLLTMGLQPNRVSASVHLAETFTTGVSAISHILHRNVDWKLFARLIIPGVIGGVTGAYVLSNIDGSIIKPFILIYLTAIGLYLVWRGFHLPPRQRDPRLVAPLGVIGGFLDATGGGGWGPIVTSNLLLQGSSPRHTIGTVNTVEFFLTTSISVAFLLELGLKSFTVYTVGLLIGGVIAAPFGAMLARHVAPRVLFTAVGLILTATSLFGVVKWLG; encoded by the coding sequence ATGATCGACCTGTTCCTGGAGAATTTCGACGATCTGTGGCCCTTCGTTCTGATCGGATTTGGCGCTCAGGTGATCGACGGGGCGCTGGGCATGGCGTTCGGCGTGATTTCCAGCACGCTGCTTTTGACCATGGGTCTGCAACCGAACCGCGTGTCGGCCAGCGTGCATCTTGCCGAAACCTTCACCACCGGTGTTTCCGCGATCAGCCACATCCTGCACCGCAATGTCGACTGGAAGCTGTTCGCGCGGCTCATCATCCCCGGCGTGATAGGCGGTGTGACGGGCGCCTATGTGCTGTCCAACATCGACGGGTCGATCATCAAGCCGTTCATCCTCATCTATCTGACGGCAATCGGTCTCTATCTTGTCTGGCGCGGCTTTCACCTGCCGCCCAGGCAGCGCGATCCCCGGCTCGTCGCGCCGCTGGGCGTGATCGGCGGATTTCTGGATGCGACAGGCGGCGGCGGCTGGGGTCCGATCGTCACGTCCAACCTGCTGCTTCAGGGGTCCAGCCCGCGGCATACGATCGGCACGGTCAACACGGTCGAGTTTTTCCTGACGACTTCGATCAGCGTCGCCTTCCTGCTGGAGCTGGGGCTGAAGAGCTTTACGGTTTACACGGTCGGCCTGCTGATCGGCGGCGTGATCGCAGCGCCTTTTGGAGCGATGCTGGCGCGCCATGTCGCGCCGCGCGTGCTGTTCACGGCGGTCGGGTTGATCCTGACGGCGACGTCGCTGTTCGGCGTGGTCAAATGGCTTGGATAA
- a CDS encoding transglycosylase domain-containing protein has protein sequence MTEPMADSHPADPIIPPRAFGEGPPSAFAPPTPWRKRLRIVGWIVAVMLALLMVAIAWLAVTAPLSRSLKPIAPPSISLMSADGHLIARRGAVIDRPVTVAELPAHVPQAFMAIEDRRFQSHWGVDPRGIARAMWHNLWSDGASQGGSTITQQLAKGVFLSSDRTFGRKAREAMIAVWLEVWLTKDQIMERYLSNVYFGDNVYGLRAAARHYFNRSPDRLTIPQAAMLAGLLKAPSRLAPTTNLKGARARAALVTRAMVEAGYISQAERNALPPARLDVHEEADPTSGTYFADWVLPQARDRAGAVYGEQEIATTLDWRIQRLAEAAIRRAPLGEAQAALVAMKPDGSVVALVGGKNYAKSSFNRAVQARRQPGSTFKLFVYLAAFRAGMTPDDRIDDTPITTGTYRPANHGGKYRGRITLRQAFAASSNVAAVRLTQKVGVDNVIKVARDLGVTAPLTEDLSLALGTSEIPLIELAEAYAAVAAGSYPVLAHGLPPEEQGWFEKLMQRQRRFSEDQLAMIRDLLSSAANRGTGSAAALRTRTFGKTGTTQDSRDAIFVGYAGGLVTAVWIGNDDNSPLPGGAAGGGVPARIWRNFMAGAINEPVDDTSEAEQNPDLVNAIANVAVETGIGNIGLGVDEDGMTVNIGPNRIRLPVDPAEPDNPAPVAPPRGAPAAPEPGSPPPQGRPAATPPG, from the coding sequence ATGACGGAGCCTATGGCCGACTCGCATCCTGCCGACCCGATCATCCCGCCACGCGCCTTTGGCGAAGGGCCGCCCAGCGCCTTCGCGCCGCCGACGCCGTGGCGAAAAAGGCTGCGGATCGTAGGGTGGATCGTCGCTGTAATGCTGGCGCTGCTGATGGTCGCGATCGCGTGGCTCGCCGTCACCGCGCCGCTTTCCCGCTCGCTGAAGCCCATCGCGCCGCCGAGCATCTCGCTCATGTCGGCGGACGGACATCTGATCGCGCGACGCGGCGCGGTGATCGACCGGCCCGTGACGGTGGCGGAACTGCCCGCTCATGTGCCGCAGGCGTTCATGGCGATCGAGGACCGCCGTTTCCAGAGCCACTGGGGCGTCGATCCGCGCGGAATCGCGCGGGCGATGTGGCATAATCTCTGGTCCGACGGCGCGTCGCAGGGCGGCAGCACGATCACGCAGCAGCTCGCCAAGGGGGTGTTCCTGTCGAGCGACCGCACCTTCGGCCGAAAGGCGCGCGAGGCAATGATCGCGGTCTGGCTGGAGGTCTGGCTGACCAAGGATCAGATCATGGAGAGATACCTCTCCAACGTCTATTTCGGCGACAATGTTTACGGCCTGCGGGCAGCCGCGCGCCATTATTTCAACCGCTCGCCCGACCGGCTGACCATTCCGCAGGCGGCGATGCTGGCGGGGCTGCTGAAAGCGCCTTCGCGGCTTGCGCCCACGACGAACCTCAAGGGCGCACGGGCACGCGCCGCGCTGGTGACGCGGGCGATGGTGGAGGCGGGTTATATCAGTCAGGCGGAACGTAACGCGCTGCCCCCCGCCCGGCTCGACGTGCATGAGGAAGCCGATCCGACGAGCGGCACCTATTTCGCCGACTGGGTGCTGCCGCAGGCGCGCGACCGGGCGGGCGCGGTCTATGGCGAGCAGGAGATCGCGACCACGCTCGACTGGCGTATCCAGCGCCTCGCCGAAGCCGCCATCCGCCGCGCGCCGCTGGGCGAAGCACAGGCGGCACTGGTCGCGATGAAACCCGATGGCAGCGTCGTGGCGCTGGTGGGCGGAAAGAATTACGCGAAGAGCAGCTTCAACCGCGCGGTGCAGGCAAGACGCCAGCCCGGCTCCACCTTCAAGCTGTTCGTCTACCTCGCTGCCTTCCGCGCGGGCATGACGCCCGACGACCGGATCGACGACACGCCGATCACCACCGGCACCTATCGCCCGGCCAATCATGGCGGCAAATATCGCGGGCGCATCACCCTGCGACAGGCATTCGCCGCATCGAGCAACGTCGCTGCCGTGCGCCTGACGCAGAAGGTCGGCGTCGACAACGTCATCAAGGTCGCGCGCGATCTGGGCGTCACGGCGCCGCTTACGGAAGACCTCAGTCTGGCGCTGGGGACTTCTGAAATCCCGCTGATCGAACTGGCGGAAGCCTATGCGGCGGTCGCGGCGGGATCTTATCCTGTCCTCGCGCACGGCCTGCCGCCCGAGGAACAGGGCTGGTTCGAGAAGCTGATGCAGCGGCAGCGCCGTTTCAGCGAGGATCAACTGGCGATGATCCGCGATCTCCTGTCCTCCGCCGCCAATCGCGGGACGGGAAGCGCGGCGGCGCTCCGCACCCGCACCTTCGGCAAGACAGGCACGACGCAGGACAGCCGGGACGCGATCTTCGTGGGCTATGCGGGCGGGCTGGTGACGGCGGTGTGGATCGGCAATGACGACAACAGCCCGCTGCCCGGCGGCGCGGCGGGCGGCGGCGTGCCCGCGCGCATCTGGCGCAACTTCATGGCGGGCGCGATCAACGAGCCTGTCGACGACACGTCCGAAGCGGAGCAGAACCCCGATCTGGTCAATGCCATCGCCAATGTGGCGGTGGAGACCGGCATCGGCAACATCGGGCTGGGCGTGGATGAAGATGGCATGACCGTCAACATCGGCCCGAATCGCATCAGGCTGCCCGTCGATCCGGCGGAACCGGATAATCCGGCTCCCGTCGCGCCGCCACGGGGCGCACCGGCGGCCCCGGAACCGGGGTCGCCCCCGCCCCAGGGACGGCCAGCCGCGACCCCGCCTGGTTAA
- a CDS encoding molybdenum cofactor biosynthesis protein MoaE: protein MKRIAIQPQDFDLAAEFAALEALGGGGVASFTGVVRGEGGLVALELEHYPAMTQGQVERIVEDAMARWPLLGVSVIHRFGRLEPGARIVFVGTASRHRAAALESCAFLIDWLKSHAPFWKKEHFEGGATSWVAARVEDDAKALGWGA, encoded by the coding sequence ATGAAGCGGATCGCGATCCAGCCGCAGGATTTCGACCTCGCGGCAGAATTTGCGGCGCTCGAAGCGCTGGGCGGCGGCGGCGTGGCGAGCTTTACCGGCGTGGTGCGCGGCGAAGGCGGTCTCGTCGCCCTCGAACTCGAACATTATCCCGCGATGACGCAGGGGCAGGTGGAGCGCATCGTCGAAGACGCCATGGCGCGCTGGCCCTTGCTCGGCGTCAGCGTGATCCACCGCTTCGGGCGGCTGGAGCCGGGCGCCCGGATCGTTTTCGTCGGCACCGCCTCCCGTCATCGCGCCGCGGCGCTCGAAAGCTGCGCCTTCCTCATCGACTGGCTCAAAAGCCATGCGCCCTTCTGGAAAAAGGAGCATTTCGAAGGCGGCGCGACCTCATGGGTCGCGGCCCGCGTCGAGGACGACGCCAAGGCGCTCGGCTGGGGCGCCTAG
- a CDS encoding hydrogen peroxide-inducible genes activator, whose protein sequence is MSSYLPTLKQLQYLVALKEQGHFGRAADSCFVTQSTLSAGIRELESLIGVTLVERTRRVVRFTALGDRIVAKAHRVLREAEELAAIAQASGKPLTGELRMSVIPTIAPFLLPRLLPRLRAERPELKLYLREEVTQAAIESLRHGNVDCVLLALPFPTGELDSEILFQDRLYVAFPHDEPADPPDWIGPDMIDESKLLLLEDGHCLKDHALAACNRPDLRASATMMGTSLHTLIQMVDNGLGVTMIPEMAIAGGILEHTRIAARPLQSERSWRDIALVWRRNSPREKEFRLLAELLRAAASESRLPEAA, encoded by the coding sequence ATGTCCAGTTACCTGCCGACGCTCAAGCAACTGCAATATCTGGTGGCGCTGAAGGAACAGGGGCATTTCGGCAGGGCCGCCGATAGCTGCTTCGTCACGCAATCCACCCTGTCGGCGGGCATCCGCGAGCTGGAATCGCTGATCGGGGTCACGCTGGTCGAGCGCACGCGGCGGGTGGTGCGCTTCACGGCGCTGGGTGACCGGATCGTGGCGAAGGCGCATCGGGTGCTGCGCGAGGCGGAGGAGCTGGCCGCCATCGCGCAGGCGTCGGGCAAGCCGCTGACGGGCGAACTGCGCATGAGCGTCATCCCCACCATCGCGCCCTTCCTGCTGCCGCGCCTGCTGCCCCGGCTGCGCGCCGAACGGCCGGAACTCAAACTCTATCTGCGCGAGGAAGTGACGCAGGCGGCGATCGAATCCCTGCGGCACGGCAATGTCGACTGCGTGCTGCTGGCGCTGCCCTTCCCCACCGGGGAACTGGACAGTGAGATCCTGTTTCAGGACCGGCTCTACGTCGCCTTCCCGCATGACGAACCCGCCGATCCGCCCGACTGGATCGGCCCCGACATGATCGACGAAAGCAAGCTGCTGCTGCTGGAGGACGGGCATTGCCTGAAGGATCATGCGCTCGCGGCCTGCAATCGGCCGGACCTGCGCGCTAGCGCAACGATGATGGGCACGTCGCTCCATACGCTGATCCAGATGGTCGATAATGGCCTTGGCGTCACGATGATCCCGGAAATGGCGATTGCGGGCGGCATCCTGGAGCATACGCGGATCGCCGCCCGCCCGCTCCAGTCGGAGCGTTCATGGCGGGACATCGCGCTGGTGTGGCGCAGGAACAGTCCGCGCGAAAAGGAATTCAGGCTGCTGGCCGAACTGCTGCGCGCCGCCGCTAGCGAAAGCCGCCTGCCCGAAGCAGCCTAG
- a CDS encoding ATP-binding protein: MNQKIRGDYGSEHRALAARWGQAAEAMEALAGARSLDAVTSVLRAFTRRAVGADGIAVVLRDEDRCHYVAEDSMEPLWAGQQFPMQRCVSGWAMSHQQTVVIPDVLTDPRVPVDAYRRTFVRSMIMVPIGRPEPIAAVGAYWSEPGPPTDNQIALLEALGRAASTALENGRLFASLEALNTQLDERVRERTSELQRSQDTLRQIQKMEVLGQLTGHVAHDFNNLLTPIMGGLDLILSGRSPESTLKTAGMAMQAAEAAQTLVQRLLAFARRQPLQPTAVDLRALLKGMESLLVSTLGHRVSLRIDLPEDLPPVHADAHQLELAILNLAVNSRDAMAEGGKLTVSAEVRTSNLPAGLVRRRYVRMTIADTGAGMSAKVRAAAMEPFFTTKPAGQGTGLGLSMAHGLVGQLGGALEIDSEIGRGTQVQMWLPVEQRKTHTADEDVPPATERRAQGKVLLVDDNALVRHATREMLTDIGYEVVDVDQAELALGMMEAGFRPDILVTDHVMPGMSGVELALRVRVDHPHVALLIISGYQGIDLIAPDIVRLSKPFRCGHLQASIAAARAQVQ; this comes from the coding sequence ATGAATCAGAAAATCCGAGGAGATTATGGATCGGAGCACCGGGCGCTGGCCGCACGGTGGGGCCAGGCAGCCGAAGCGATGGAAGCGCTCGCCGGTGCGCGCTCGCTCGACGCGGTCACGTCCGTCCTCAGAGCCTTCACGCGCCGCGCGGTGGGAGCGGACGGCATTGCTGTCGTGCTGCGCGACGAGGACAGGTGCCATTATGTCGCGGAAGATTCGATGGAGCCGCTCTGGGCGGGCCAGCAGTTTCCGATGCAGCGCTGCGTTTCGGGCTGGGCGATGTCGCATCAGCAGACGGTGGTCATTCCCGATGTGCTGACGGACCCCCGCGTTCCCGTCGACGCCTATCGCCGGACCTTCGTCCGCAGCATGATCATGGTGCCGATCGGACGGCCCGAGCCAATCGCGGCAGTGGGGGCATACTGGTCTGAACCCGGCCCGCCGACCGACAACCAGATCGCCCTGCTGGAGGCGCTGGGCCGCGCGGCATCGACCGCGCTCGAAAACGGGCGGCTCTTCGCATCGCTGGAGGCGCTCAATACACAGCTTGACGAGCGCGTGCGCGAACGCACCAGCGAATTGCAGCGGTCGCAGGACACGCTGCGCCAGATCCAGAAGATGGAAGTGCTGGGCCAGCTCACGGGCCATGTCGCGCATGATTTCAACAATCTGCTGACGCCGATCATGGGAGGACTGGACCTGATCCTGTCGGGTCGCAGCCCTGAATCCACGCTCAAGACGGCGGGCATGGCGATGCAGGCGGCCGAAGCGGCGCAGACGCTGGTGCAGCGGCTGCTCGCCTTCGCGCGGCGGCAACCGCTCCAGCCGACCGCCGTCGACCTGCGCGCTCTGCTCAAGGGCATGGAGAGCCTGCTCGTCAGCACGCTCGGGCACCGCGTCTCCCTTCGCATCGACCTGCCCGAAGACCTGCCGCCGGTTCATGCCGACGCGCATCAACTGGAACTGGCGATCCTCAATCTGGCGGTGAACAGCCGCGACGCCATGGCCGAGGGCGGCAAGCTGACGGTTTCGGCAGAGGTGCGGACATCCAACCTGCCCGCCGGCCTCGTCCGTCGCCGCTATGTGCGCATGACCATCGCGGACACCGGCGCGGGCATGAGCGCGAAAGTGAGAGCCGCGGCGATGGAGCCTTTCTTCACCACCAAACCGGCGGGGCAAGGCACCGGCCTTGGCCTGTCGATGGCGCACGGCCTTGTCGGTCAGCTTGGCGGCGCGCTGGAAATAGATAGCGAGATCGGACGGGGAACGCAGGTGCAGATGTGGCTTCCGGTCGAACAGAGAAAAACCCATACGGCGGACGAGGACGTTCCCCCCGCCACCGAACGCAGGGCGCAGGGCAAGGTGCTGCTGGTCGACGACAATGCGCTGGTGCGCCACGCCACGCGCGAGATGCTGACCGACATCGGTTATGAAGTCGTCGATGTCGATCAGGCGGAACTGGCGCTCGGCATGATGGAAGCCGGGTTCAGGCCCGACATTCTCGTCACCGATCATGTCATGCCGGGGATGAGCGGGGTCGAACTCGCGCTGCGTGTGCGGGTGGATCATCCGCATGTCGCCCTGCTCATCATCTCGGGCTATCAGGGGATCGACCTCATCGCGCCGGACATCGTCCGCCTCTCCAAGCCCTTCCGCTGCGGCCATTTG
- the epsC gene encoding serine O-acetyltransferase EpsC — MVRNLIAYLDSVKSRDPAPRSRAEVLLYPGVWSLAFHRVAHRLYRARLFFLARAVNHFSRFLTGNDIHPGAQIGRRFFIDHGFTVIGETAEIGDDVTLYQNVTLGGTDPANGIAGKRHPTLRDGVIVGSGAQVLGPIEVGARARVGANAVVTKDVAEGATMVGIPARPMLVDVTAYQRDFMPYGTPCSDSFDPDRQKLELLQCEVERLQARLSELMAERRGEAVSGADLPPLREHGLR; from the coding sequence ATGGTCCGCAACCTCATTGCCTATCTGGACTCGGTCAAAAGCCGCGATCCCGCTCCGCGTTCCCGTGCGGAGGTGCTTTTATATCCGGGCGTGTGGTCGCTGGCCTTTCATCGCGTGGCGCACCGCCTCTATCGGGCGCGGCTCTTCTTCCTTGCGCGGGCGGTCAACCATTTCTCCCGCTTCCTGACCGGCAACGACATTCATCCCGGCGCGCAGATCGGCCGGCGCTTCTTCATCGACCATGGCTTTACCGTAATCGGCGAAACGGCGGAGATCGGCGACGATGTCACGCTTTACCAGAATGTGACGCTGGGCGGCACCGATCCCGCCAACGGCATCGCGGGCAAGCGTCACCCGACCCTGCGCGACGGTGTGATCGTGGGGTCGGGCGCGCAGGTGCTGGGGCCGATCGAGGTCGGCGCGCGCGCGCGCGTCGGGGCGAACGCCGTCGTCACGAAAGATGTTGCGGAAGGCGCGACGATGGTGGGCATTCCCGCCCGCCCGATGCTGGTCGACGTGACTGCCTATCAGCGGGACTTCATGCCTTACGGAACGCCCTGTTCGGACAGTTTCGATCCGGACAGGCAGAAGCTCGAACTGCTCCAGTGCGAGGTTGAGCGCTTGCAGGCGCGACTGTCGGAACTGATGGCGGAACGGCGGGGTGAAGCTGTGTCCGGCGCCGACCTGCCGCCGCTCAGGGAGCATGGCCTGCGCTGA